In one window of Hymenobacter nivis DNA:
- a CDS encoding carbohydrate porin gives MNLYFSRVLVSGALALLAGRALAQRGVTPPSDKLPTQQPAAASAQQPIHFNPDDKSQKWSVHFQQTIIKQWHNDLSPRYEGPLSLQARESAKLSLTSTLFVGRRLWKGAAVYFNPEVAGGSGLSGATGIGGPTNGETFRIGDPAPQLYLARLYLRQLWAIGAEQGEEFEDDLNQVAGLRPKRFLALNVGKFSIADYFDQNSYAHDPRTQFFNWSLMGAGGWDYPANVRGYTVGAVLEYVSPEMALRAAITSMPTDANGAILDYHYGTAQGLTVELTKPYTLGGHPGAVRLLGFRNQAAMGSYRLAVRDIGPDGADITSVRTNGRTKYGFVVNAEQEVSPEVGVFGRFSYNDGHNETWVFTEIDHSLSVGATSTGARWKRPTDRLGAAAVVNGLSPEHRAYLAAGGSGFILGDGQLAYGLEYIGEVYYSIDFPRYHTALSPDYQIIFNPGYNTNRLPGPVHVLGMRVHVEF, from the coding sequence ATGAATTTGTACTTTTCGCGGGTACTGGTATCAGGCGCGTTGGCACTGCTGGCAGGTCGTGCCCTGGCCCAACGTGGGGTTACGCCACCCTCTGACAAGTTACCGACCCAGCAACCGGCGGCGGCCTCGGCCCAGCAGCCCATTCATTTCAATCCGGACGACAAGTCGCAGAAGTGGAGCGTTCACTTTCAGCAGACTATTATCAAGCAGTGGCACAATGACTTGAGCCCGCGCTACGAAGGGCCGTTGAGCTTGCAAGCGCGGGAGAGTGCCAAGCTCTCGCTCACCTCGACGCTCTTCGTTGGGCGGCGGCTGTGGAAGGGGGCAGCCGTGTACTTCAACCCCGAAGTGGCCGGCGGCAGCGGCCTGAGTGGGGCCACTGGCATCGGCGGCCCGACCAACGGCGAAACCTTCCGCATTGGTGACCCCGCGCCGCAGCTTTACCTGGCGCGGCTCTACCTGCGCCAGCTGTGGGCGATAGGCGCCGAGCAGGGCGAGGAATTTGAGGACGACCTCAACCAAGTGGCTGGCCTGCGCCCCAAGCGCTTCCTGGCCCTGAACGTGGGTAAGTTCAGCATCGCCGACTACTTCGACCAGAACAGCTACGCGCACGACCCGCGCACGCAATTCTTCAACTGGAGCCTGATGGGCGCCGGCGGCTGGGATTACCCCGCCAACGTGCGTGGCTACACCGTGGGCGCAGTGCTGGAGTACGTATCCCCCGAAATGGCCCTGCGCGCGGCTATTACTTCAATGCCGACCGATGCCAACGGCGCTATCCTCGACTATCACTACGGCACGGCCCAGGGCCTGACCGTGGAGCTGACCAAGCCTTACACCCTGGGCGGCCACCCAGGGGCGGTGCGCCTGCTGGGTTTCCGCAACCAGGCCGCGATGGGCAGCTACCGGCTGGCCGTGCGCGACATTGGCCCCGATGGCGCCGATATCACGTCCGTGCGTACCAACGGCCGCACCAAATACGGCTTCGTAGTGAACGCCGAGCAGGAAGTGAGCCCCGAGGTGGGTGTTTTTGGCCGTTTCAGCTACAACGATGGCCACAACGAAACCTGGGTCTTCACCGAAATTGACCATAGCCTGAGCGTGGGCGCCACCAGCACCGGTGCGCGTTGGAAGCGCCCCACCGACCGCCTCGGCGCGGCGGCCGTGGTCAACGGACTCTCGCCCGAGCACCGCGCCTACCTGGCCGCCGGCGGCTCGGGCTTTATCCTTGGCGATGGCCAACTCGCCTACGGCCTGGAGTATATCGGGGAGGTGTATTACAGCATTGACTTTCCGCGCTACCACACCGCGCTAAGCCCTGACTATCAAATTATTTTTAATCCCGGCTACAATACCAACCGCCTGCCGGGGCCGGTGCACGTGCTGGGGATGCGGGTGCACGTCGAGTTTTAG
- a CDS encoding carbohydrate porin, with amino-acid sequence MSFYFSRVPWVAALSLLAGTAYGQGAVTPPSSATPRKPPAGASAQEPVHVDNGQPNDYHGWSLHFQQTIIRQWHANFSAPYSDSLSLQPRENAKTSLTTTLYLGRRLWKNATAILNPEVSGGNGLSSASGLGGALNGETFRVGSPEPVLYLARLYLQQRFALGPEEVDDDDDLNQVGGSRPVRYLSITAGKICLADYFDQNSYSHDPRTQFMNWTLMSAGAWDYAANTRGYTVGGVVEYIVPGFAVRASSALLPTYANGPALDYNYSKAHGETVEITRTYHMRGHQGTVRVLGFHNVAAMGSYAQTLVSPYVEGRPNIISVRGPSHGKTGFAINVEQELSSELGAFGRLSYNDGKNETWAFTEVDQSLSLGLVSTGARWQRATDRLGLAAVVNGISPGHRNYLAAGGYGFMLGDGALNYAPEFITELYYSIDIPKYHAAITPDYQLAINPGYNHDRKGPIHVVALRVHVEF; translated from the coding sequence ATGTCTTTTTACTTCTCGCGGGTGCCGTGGGTAGCTGCCCTAAGCTTGCTCGCTGGCACAGCCTACGGCCAGGGCGCCGTGACGCCGCCCTCATCGGCCACGCCGCGCAAACCCCCGGCAGGGGCCTCGGCCCAGGAGCCGGTGCACGTAGACAACGGCCAGCCCAACGACTACCACGGCTGGAGCCTGCACTTTCAGCAAACTATTATCCGGCAGTGGCATGCCAATTTTTCGGCGCCGTATTCGGATAGCCTAAGCCTACAGCCGCGTGAAAACGCCAAGACGTCGCTCACGACGACCCTGTACCTGGGCCGCCGGCTCTGGAAAAATGCTACCGCCATCCTCAACCCCGAGGTATCGGGGGGCAATGGCCTGAGCAGCGCCTCGGGCCTGGGCGGCGCCCTCAACGGCGAAACCTTCCGGGTGGGCTCGCCCGAGCCGGTGCTCTACCTGGCGCGCCTGTATTTGCAGCAGCGCTTTGCGCTGGGCCCTGAGGAGGTGGACGACGACGACGACCTCAACCAGGTGGGTGGGTCGCGCCCGGTGCGCTACCTCAGCATCACGGCCGGTAAAATCTGCCTGGCCGACTACTTCGACCAGAACAGCTACTCGCACGACCCGCGCACCCAGTTTATGAACTGGACGCTGATGAGTGCCGGTGCCTGGGACTACGCCGCCAATACCCGCGGCTACACCGTGGGCGGCGTTGTCGAGTACATCGTGCCCGGTTTCGCGGTGCGGGCCTCGTCGGCACTACTGCCCACCTATGCCAACGGCCCAGCCCTCGACTACAACTACTCCAAAGCGCACGGCGAAACCGTAGAAATTACAAGAACTTACCATATGCGCGGCCACCAGGGCACGGTGCGCGTGCTGGGCTTCCACAATGTGGCGGCGATGGGCAGCTACGCGCAAACCCTGGTGTCGCCCTATGTAGAAGGGCGGCCCAACATTATCAGCGTGCGCGGCCCCAGCCATGGCAAAACCGGCTTTGCCATCAATGTGGAGCAGGAGCTGAGCAGTGAGCTGGGTGCCTTTGGCCGCCTGAGCTACAATGATGGTAAGAATGAAACCTGGGCTTTTACGGAGGTAGACCAAAGCCTGAGCCTGGGCCTGGTGAGCACGGGTGCCCGCTGGCAACGCGCCACCGACCGCTTGGGGCTGGCCGCTGTGGTCAACGGTATTTCGCCCGGCCACCGCAACTACTTGGCCGCTGGCGGTTACGGCTTCATGCTCGGCGACGGGGCCCTGAACTATGCTCCCGAGTTCATCACGGAGCTGTACTATAGCATTGATATTCCAAAGTACCACGCCGCCATTACGCCGGATTATCAGCTGGCCATAAATCCGGGTTACAACCACGACCGCAAGGGCCCCATTCATGTGGTGGCGCTGCGTGTGCACGTTGAGTTTTGA